The nucleotide window ATGTTTTTCCACTGATTTTTTCCAAACAAATGTGAACTTATTGGCATTTGCCTCAATCTTTGTGCCATCGATAAAAATCGCTTCTTGATCGATGAGTTTTTCTTCAACTAGCTGACAGCGGAATTGTACAAAACATTGGCGAATGAGTTCCTTCATATTGGGATGTACACGAAAACGGTTAATAGTGCGATAACTTGGTTCATATCCTTGGGCAAGCCACATCATACGGATACTGTCTCTTGTCAGATCCTCTATTTTTCTTCCTGAAAAAGTGGATTGTGTGTAACCGCATAAAATCAGCTTTAGCATCATACGTGGATGATATGATGGACAACCAGTATGGTGAATAAAAGGAGCGAAAGCTTCGTTCGGAATGCTTTCGACCAAATGATGGATAGAAAAGGCAATATCATTTTTATGTAACTTTACTTCTAAATCTAGCGGTAATATAATTTGATTCATGTTATAATCTTTAAACATAGGGACACTTCTTTCGTTTGAAATTTGGTTGTAGGATACTTAAATTTTAACAGAGAATGTCCTTTTTTCATGCCTGAAATTATGCAGAGATTTACTTGATATAGAAGAAAAATTAGTTGTTCGGAGTGAAGGCGGCGACTCCCAGGGGACAAGCACGTGGGAGAGACTACAGGCTCGAGCCGTGCCCCCAGGAAAGCGTCCGCCGTAACGGAGAACAACGACTACATAGTAGACACATAATAATAAAGCCGTTCAAACTTTACTCATCGTAAAATTTGAACGGCTTTTGATTTTGAGGCGGGTTTTGTCCCACCCCCTTTTCCTCATTGAATTCTCTTCCTTTCTAACGCTTCAATACCCGGCTTTCCAATAAATACGTTACTTCATATTTCTCCGCCAATCTTCTTAAAAACGTTAATAGTTCACTGAAATCTGTTGTTTTTATCAATTGTTCGTACTGTTTTTTCTCCTCTTCGGTCGCAACTTTTTTAAAATAACCCCACATATGTTGGCAAGCGTTGCGCATGCTGCCTGCTGTTGGTGTTAAGTTTAATGCCTGAGCGATCAGTGCTGAAATTTCTTCATAAGAAGCCTTGTTTTTCATAGCCTGACGTATTGCATTGTAGTGATTCTGACTATAAAACATCACATTGTATTTCTCCTCACGCCAAAGGATTTCCGTCTTCTTCTGATCCATAAAAGATTCCTCCTCACGTTCCACTTTTGCATAATCTACTAGTTGTTCACATTATATAAGATAGATAAAAGTTTTGCTTATATGGGAAGTCAAATCCAGCTTATAGTGTAAAAAATTTGTATAATGGAGATAGTATCCAATTTCTGAATTTACTAAAAATTTAAAAGAGAGAGGGATTCCGATGGTAAATGAACTAACATCAGCAAATGAACAATTAACAGGAGATCCGGTATACCGGGATAAACCAGTTATTCAGGCTGCCGAAACGCTCTTCGTCAATGAATTTACGGACGGTGTATTAAACCCGAATGCACCAATGTTAGGGCCTTTAAAAGATGGGGGTACGATCATTGCCAATACAGCTCCTGGTTGTTGGGGGCCTATGATTACACCGACGATCCGTGGGGGGCACGAAGTAACGAAGCCTGTATATGTTGAAGGCGCTGAAGTCGGAGATGCAATCGTCATCCAGATTAAGTCGATTCAAGTTACATCGATTGCGACTTCTTCGGGAACGGACGAAGCTCAAAATGAACGCTTTATCGGAGATCCTTTTGTAAAGGTGAAATGCCCGGGGTGCGGGAAGCTCCATCCGCCGACAATTGTAGAAGGAATCGGTCAGGAGTCCATAAAATGTATGACTTGCGGTACGGACACAACACCATTTAAAATTTCCAACGGCTATACAATGGCATTTAATTCAAAAGGGAATGTCGGATTAACGGTCGGAAAAGAAGCGGCACGCCGGATTGCCCAGGAAAGCAAAAACTATATGCGTACTCCGGAAAATTCGGTTCAAAATCCGATTACTTCATTCGCGCCGAGTGACCTGATCGGGGTACTTGCAAGAATGCGCCCGTTTGTTGGACAGCTTGGAACAACGCCATCAAAAGCAATGCCGGATTCGCATAATGCCGGTGATTTCGGAACATTTTTAATCGGAGCACCGCATGAATTTACATTGACCGAAGACGAGCTGAATATTCACCGTACAGATGGACATATGGATATTAACCGTGTACGTGAAGGGGCTGTTGTCATTTGCCCTGTAAAAGTTCCAGGAGGCGGTGTATACGTAGGAGATATGCATGCAATGCAGGGCGATGGTGAAATTGCCGGACATACAACGGATGTATCGGGTATTGTACAGCTGCAGGTAAGTGTACTGAAAAAGGTAAACTTGGATGGTCCGATCTTGCTTCCGAATGTTGAAGATTTACCTTATACCGCAAAACCTTTCACGAAAGAAGAGAAACGCATTGCACGCGAGCTGGCTGAAGAATTCGGTGTAAAGCAGGTCGAGGAAAGTTTCCCATTGTCGATTGTAGGAACAGGGGTTAACTTAAATGCAGCTACAGAAAATGCACTCGAACGCGCGGCAAAGTTATTTGGACTGACGGTGGAAGAATTGAGAAACCGTGCAACCATTACCGGTGGAATTGAAATAGGAAGACATCCGGGAGTTGTAACTGCAACAGTTCAAATGCCAAAAACACTTCTGAAAAAAGCGCGCCTCTTTAAAACAGTTAAGCGCCAGTATGACTGAATGTCATTAATCAATCATTAAATGCACTAATGTCATAGTTAATTAGATAAGTTTTTGTTCTTTATTTTTCGGGAAATAGGAAATTACTAGAAAAGTAGAGGGGATGAAGCGATGCAGCCATTGATCAAGAAGATAGAAACTCTTGTCATCTCGATTAGCGTTCAGTCCGGTATAGGTATTATAGAAGCAATTAGTGAAAAAGACGGCAATAAGAAAGTCATATTTCAAATTACATCAAAAACGCCTTTAATGACAAAGGACGGGCACCAAATTGGGGTATCTGCCATTCCGGTCAAGGCAAAAATCATTGCCTTTATTGATTCCAGAAATCCGTTGCCGATGGTTTCCCCGCCGCATACAACACCGCTGTTGATCATTTTTGATCAGTATGATAAGGATGGCGAAGTATGTGTCGGTGCATTTGACCGTCAGTTTTACTGTGATCAGCTGAAGCTTAAACTCCATGTCAGTGAAAAAACAGAAATATTGGATTTGGCAGGTAAGCGCGTGGATCAAAATGATTTGGAAGGAAAGATGCTGTTCGTTTTTTATGACCGTGCAACAAAAAGCAAACCAGTGCAAGCCAATCCATCAAAAATTATTGTGACCCCTATTTTGCATAACGAATAGTTATGAGGCATATCGATTTCTATTGTCGGTGCGTATGGTTTAAGCAGCATTTCATACGACTTGGTACAAATGAAACGATATGCTCTTTTTTATGTAATCACCTTGAAGGAAAGTGAAAAAATTAAAAACGTTACATATCCATTTAATTTTTGGTATATTTTTGTATAGAAATAAGGTGGAAAAAATGGAGGGATCTTTGTTGTTGCTTTCATTTGATGAGCAGCTCTTTCAACAGACGAACGGACAAACAGGGGAAAAGCTAGAGCAGGCTTTGGAAGGAAATTTTCAATTTGAAAAACAGACTGCGATTTGGGGCGCACCTATACAGAGCAATGAATTTTTGCTGGAGCAGGAGCGTGCAGAGAAGTTTTGCTTTCAGTTAATAAAAAACTATTGGGGCGGATTAGACTTATTTTTTAATGATTCAATATACGAGACGAATAATTCGAATGGAAAAATGGAACAGTTTTTTGCCGAGCAGCAAAACAGAAAAGTGCTGTTTTCGTTTTTACATACACAGGGGGAAGTGGCATTAGACCAGCTGGTTGAATATATTTTTTCGAAGCCGGTTCCTGTAACTCATATACAAACGGAACTCAAGAAAATTTATGTGTACAAAGTGGACAATCATTATTTTGTGCAACCGGTTTATTGTGCAAATGAAAAGTACTGGGAAATAATCGGTGCGAAAAAGATTTATTCACTGTTCTTACAAGTACCTTTAATGGAGATTACGAGACCTGTTGAATTAATGAGGCATTTTAAAGCATTGCTTGCCGGACAGTTGACAGCGAATCGGATTGCAACAATCATTCATAAGCTTGTACAGAAGATTGATTTTGAAAACCCGAAATCGGATGAAATAAAGCAGCTGCATCTATTAAATGTCCGCACGCATTTTACAAGCGGGCGACGCCATATGCTGAAGCTTCGAAAATGCATTCAGGCATTACTGGAAAACTGGTCAACCGGAAAGTTTGCATTGAATACAAAAGAGCA belongs to Solibacillus sp. FSL W7-1436 and includes:
- a CDS encoding acetamidase/formamidase family protein: MQAAETLFVNEFTDGVLNPNAPMLGPLKDGGTIIANTAPGCWGPMITPTIRGGHEVTKPVYVEGAEVGDAIVIQIKSIQVTSIATSSGTDEAQNERFIGDPFVKVKCPGCGKLHPPTIVEGIGQESIKCMTCGTDTTPFKISNGYTMAFNSKGNVGLTVGKEAARRIAQESKNYMRTPENSVQNPITSFAPSDLIGVLARMRPFVGQLGTTPSKAMPDSHNAGDFGTFLIGAPHEFTLTEDELNIHRTDGHMDINRVREGAVVICPVKVPGGGVYVGDMHAMQGDGEIAGHTTDVSGIVQLQVSVLKKVNLDGPILLPNVEDLPYTAKPFTKEEKRIARELAEEFGVKQVEESFPLSIVGTGVNLNAATENALERAAKLFGLTVEELRNRATITGGIEIGRHPGVVTATVQMPKTLLKKARLFKTVKRQYD
- a CDS encoding YbgA family protein, which gives rise to MDQKKTEILWREEKYNVMFYSQNHYNAIRQAMKNKASYEEISALIAQALNLTPTAGSMRNACQHMWGYFKKVATEEEKKQYEQLIKTTDFSELLTFLRRLAEKYEVTYLLESRVLKR
- a CDS encoding Fe-S-cluster redox enzyme, with product MLLSFDEQLFQQTNGQTGEKLEQALEGNFQFEKQTAIWGAPIQSNEFLLEQERAEKFCFQLIKNYWGGLDLFFNDSIYETNNSNGKMEQFFAEQQNRKVLFSFLHTQGEVALDQLVEYIFSKPVPVTHIQTELKKIYVYKVDNHYFVQPVYCANEKYWEIIGAKKIYSLFLQVPLMEITRPVELMRHFKALLAGQLTANRIATIIHKLVQKIDFENPKSDEIKQLHLLNVRTHFTSGRRHMLKLRKCIQALLENWSTGKFALNTKEQTLLGYMLFQEAVYKRDYRSILLQGMFLIEEERINNHAIELVVEYADVLSSMSPQPDTLVKDYRKNYLEHVFYELINSVVKEEQFELGIELLKNYELASCAALFQLLHADETETILHMIEATVQRDIALFVDGSPQNIRESIILWQQQYLNKNSDYYRIAEMTSQHICNLLKILFWAEEDLLVEKLLAVYKKYLLIPHHFQYLRQFIERRVALC